In the Clostridium sporogenes genome, one interval contains:
- a CDS encoding SagF family protein, whose protein sequence is MNLYFKILVFLFMIIYTIILYLPMNINYKKFKSTKKLSLNLSGVIGISPANCWSLIKYIHLLIIGVIPIACFAYKGLVKNYSLYTEINIIKSFILIILSFIGILEISFFIIIVIVSYLMKKDSRKEMTNVSWIKFDKKYPFYTGILRPIIYTIFEILLYYYVMFYIINDYLKVPVMYSILGIAILYSVSKLVFTKNKEQALIYGIWAFVLNIIGCCIMIYSNSIILTFILYLLYSFIIAFKE, encoded by the coding sequence ATGAATTTATATTTTAAAATTTTAGTATTTTTATTCATGATTATATACACAATAATACTTTATTTGCCTATGAATATTAACTATAAAAAATTTAAATCTACAAAAAAATTATCTTTAAATTTAAGTGGGGTTATAGGAATATCACCAGCTAATTGTTGGAGTTTAATAAAATATATACATTTATTAATTATTGGTGTGATACCGATAGCATGCTTTGCTTACAAAGGGCTTGTTAAAAACTATAGTTTATATACCGAAATAAATATAATTAAGTCTTTTATATTAATAATATTATCTTTTATAGGAATTTTAGAAATAAGCTTTTTTATAATTATAGTTATTGTTTCATATTTAATGAAAAAAGATAGTAGAAAAGAAATGACCAATGTGTCATGGATAAAGTTTGATAAAAAATATCCCTTTTATACAGGGATTCTTAGACCAATAATATATACTATTTTTGAAATATTACTATATTACTATGTAATGTTCTATATAATTAATGATTATTTGAAAGTGCCAGTTATGTATTCTATTTTAGGTATTGCAATATTATACTCGGTAAGTAAACTGGTTTTTACAAAAAATAAGGAGCAGGCTTTAATATATGGAATTTGGGCATTTGTTTTAAATATTATTGGATGTTGTATAATGATTTACAGTAATTCTATAATTCTTACATTTATTCTATATTTATTGTATTCATTTATAATAGCTTTTAAAGAATAA
- a CDS encoding SDR family oxidoreductase codes for MVDLSGKVAIVTGGSRGIGRGIALELTKAGANVIINYNKNKEDALETLGLIKELGGYGYMFKADVSNYNSSKELVEFAISKFGKIDILVNNAGIAKIGLFIEMDESDWNSIMDTNLKGVFNCSHNVVKYMLDKREGTIVNVSSMWGNIGASCEVIYSASKGGINAFTKALAKELGPNNIRVNAVAPGVINTDMNSCLSEEDLNSVKNEIPLMRLGEEEEVGKVVAFLSSKDSSYINGQIITIDGAMC; via the coding sequence ATGGTAGATTTATCAGGAAAAGTCGCAATAGTTACAGGTGGTTCTAGAGGAATTGGCAGAGGTATAGCTTTAGAACTTACAAAAGCTGGTGCTAACGTAATTATAAATTATAATAAGAATAAAGAAGATGCCTTAGAAACTTTAGGCTTAATTAAAGAGCTAGGTGGATATGGATATATGTTTAAAGCAGATGTTTCAAATTATAATAGTTCAAAGGAATTAGTAGAGTTTGCAATAAGTAAATTTGGTAAAATAGATATCTTAGTTAATAATGCTGGAATAGCTAAAATAGGATTATTTATAGAGATGGATGAAAGTGATTGGAATAGCATAATGGATACTAATTTAAAAGGAGTATTTAACTGTAGCCATAATGTAGTTAAATATATGCTAGATAAAAGAGAAGGAACTATTGTAAATGTATCATCTATGTGGGGAAATATAGGGGCATCTTGTGAAGTTATTTATTCAGCTTCAAAAGGGGGGATAAATGCTTTTACGAAGGCATTAGCTAAGGAACTTGGTCCAAATAATATAAGAGTAAATGCTGTAGCTCCAGGTGTTATAAATACAGATATGAATAGTTGTTTGAGTGAAGAAGATTTAAATAGTGTTAAAAATGAAATTCCACTTATGAGATTAGGTGAAGAGGAAGAAGTAGGAAAAGTTGTAGCGTTCTTAAGTAGTAAGGATTCTTCCTATATAAATGGTCAAATTATAACAATAGATGGAGCTATGTGTTAA
- a CDS encoding response regulator: MQNIIILDDMSYMRYRVKDLLEEKDIKVYEASTSFEFFNKFYEKKDNIDLIILELGLTREDGFEVVERIREKNVDIPIVILTKVNTRDAFAKVIREGISDYILKPFDNKILLDRILKTIKESKAGQEEILIDNKPEVQEIYINEDSENINEVKEIIDFNVREEELPEEFKIYFVDELNRAKTNDKKVSSVIFTLIKNTDEEEKIDVKESYITLTEIFYKGIKDVFKAPNFITKHGLLTFVAVLPNYGEERVEEIKNKIQEKYKMLSLIYPQLSKYHVGYGNVTYPIDGNTVEELLDKLMDKMKENIK; encoded by the coding sequence GTGCAAAATATTATAATATTAGATGATATGAGTTATATGAGATATAGAGTTAAAGATCTTTTGGAGGAAAAAGATATAAAGGTTTATGAGGCTTCTACTTCCTTTGAATTTTTTAATAAATTTTATGAAAAAAAGGATAATATAGATTTGATAATACTAGAATTAGGATTAACTAGAGAAGATGGGTTTGAAGTAGTGGAAAGAATAAGAGAAAAAAATGTAGACATCCCAATAGTTATATTAACTAAGGTAAATACTAGAGATGCTTTTGCAAAAGTAATAAGAGAAGGTATTTCAGATTATATATTAAAACCTTTTGATAATAAAATTTTATTAGATAGAATACTTAAAACCATAAAGGAAAGTAAAGCTGGACAAGAAGAAATATTAATAGATAATAAACCTGAAGTTCAAGAAATATATATTAATGAAGATAGTGAAAATATTAATGAAGTTAAAGAAATAATAGATTTTAACGTTAGAGAAGAGGAACTACCAGAAGAATTTAAAATTTATTTTGTTGATGAATTAAATAGGGCTAAAACCAATGATAAGAAAGTTTCTTCGGTTATATTTACTCTTATAAAAAATACAGATGAGGAAGAAAAAATAGATGTAAAAGAAAGTTATATAACATTAACAGAGATTTTTTACAAAGGTATAAAGGATGTTTTTAAAGCTCCTAACTTTATAACTAAGCATGGTTTGTTAACTTTTGTAGCTGTACTACCGAATTATGGAGAAGAGAGAGTTGAAGAGATAAAAAATAAAATACAAGAAAAATATAAGATGCTTTCTTTAATTTATCCTCAATTATCAAAGTACCATGTAGGATATGGGAATGTAACTTACCCTATAGATGGAAATACTGTAGAAGAACTTTTAGATAAACTTATGGATAAGATGAAAGAGAATATAAAATAG
- a CDS encoding DUF3892 domain-containing protein gives MITGNNNFGKDIVALVKDEKGAVTGYKLNNGELLTKDRAIERAAEGEINDVVIGTAQNGEQYLHGIPEKTGGIDLQTLPTIKQNSFE, from the coding sequence ATGATTACCGGTAATAATAATTTTGGTAAAGATATCGTGGCTTTAGTAAAAGACGAAAAAGGAGCTGTAACTGGTTATAAATTAAATAATGGAGAATTATTAACTAAAGATCGGGCTATAGAAAGAGCAGCAGAAGGAGAAATAAATGATGTAGTTATAGGTACAGCTCAAAATGGAGAGCAATATTTACATGGTATCCCAGAAAAAACTGGTGGAATAGATCTTCAGACCTTACCAACGATAAAACAAAACTCATTTGAATAA
- a CDS encoding site-2 protease family protein — MDLNYRILSKILIIPAILVGLTVHEFAHAYVADKLGDKTPKFQGRLTLNPFSHIDIIGFVMILLIGFGWAKPVQINPSALKRGYKDEIKVSVAGVTANVITAFLFALLTAFLLKLNLVNFGDITSLGGIIGLILNYIVRINCMLAIFNLMPIPGLDGFDILRDLWPKTFYKISDVIYRYQMIILLIFVVTPISSFLVGIPTNFLHYSFMKIAMIIF, encoded by the coding sequence TTGGACTTAAACTATAGAATACTTTCAAAAATACTAATAATACCAGCTATATTAGTAGGTCTTACAGTACATGAATTTGCTCATGCCTATGTAGCAGATAAATTAGGGGATAAAACTCCTAAATTTCAAGGAAGATTAACATTGAATCCATTTTCACATATAGATATTATAGGTTTCGTAATGATATTATTAATTGGATTTGGATGGGCTAAACCAGTACAAATTAATCCAAGTGCATTAAAAAGAGGATATAAAGATGAGATAAAAGTTTCTGTAGCAGGGGTAACTGCAAATGTAATTACAGCATTTTTATTTGCATTATTAACAGCTTTCTTGTTGAAGTTAAATTTAGTGAACTTTGGAGATATAACTTCCTTAGGAGGGATAATAGGTTTAATATTAAACTATATAGTTAGAATAAATTGTATGCTAGCAATATTTAATTTAATGCCTATACCAGGACTTGATGGCTTTGACATATTGAGAGATTTATGGCCTAAGACTTTTTATAAAATATCTGATGTAATCTATAGATATCAAATGATTATTCTATTAATATTTGTGGTAACTCCTATTTCATCATTTTTAGTAGGAATTCCAACTAATTTTTTACATTATTCTTTTATGAAAATAGCTATGATTATATTTTAA
- a CDS encoding ABC transporter permease, with translation MKQISLLTKSILKRTFRKKSNIITFILLPLLAVFIALFLNASGSSYSKIGVVDLNESYLSKDMIKSIDAKKNFAVRKVSKDNMNRLLLDKKVDCVVVIPKDFHKDIIDGNFKKMDIISVRGEDITSWIKNYLNYYIDTLNNISVVSNKNEKDFKSIYDGYKKQDLKLNYKAIGDKTKTKSVTKQSIGLLLVFMLIASSTASSFILKDKYNKTYYRIFCSNTSKSKYIIANVIANFVIFLIQIFVILFMSIYVLKLNFYIDTSIMFIILCCFGFVSIGFGIIIAAFSKSLNQSSYLSNILITPTCMLSGCFWPLDMMPSFMQRLANIFPQTWVLKTIDSLQQGKSFNEVISYLSIVILFALAFFVVGILKLTKDENLKSIF, from the coding sequence ATGAAACAAATATCTTTATTAACCAAAAGCATTCTAAAAAGAACTTTTAGAAAAAAATCTAATATAATTACTTTTATATTACTTCCTTTATTAGCTGTATTCATAGCATTATTTTTAAATGCTTCAGGAAGCTCTTATAGCAAAATAGGAGTAGTAGATTTAAATGAATCCTATTTATCTAAAGACATGATAAAATCAATAGATGCTAAGAAAAATTTTGCTGTACGCAAAGTTTCAAAGGATAATATGAATAGATTATTATTAGATAAAAAGGTAGATTGTGTAGTAGTTATTCCTAAAGATTTTCATAAAGATATAATAGATGGGAATTTTAAAAAAATGGATATAATATCTGTTAGAGGGGAAGATATCACTTCTTGGATAAAAAATTATTTAAATTATTATATAGATACTCTTAATAATATAAGTGTTGTATCTAATAAAAATGAAAAAGATTTTAAATCTATATATGATGGATATAAAAAACAAGATTTGAAGCTTAATTATAAAGCTATAGGAGATAAAACTAAAACTAAATCTGTAACAAAGCAAAGTATAGGATTATTACTTGTATTTATGCTAATAGCGTCTAGTACAGCTTCATCTTTCATATTAAAAGATAAATATAACAAAACATACTATAGAATATTCTGTTCTAATACTAGTAAAAGTAAATATATAATAGCTAATGTAATAGCTAATTTTGTGATATTTTTAATACAGATATTTGTGATTCTATTCATGTCCATATATGTTCTGAAACTTAATTTTTATATAGATACAAGTATAATGTTTATAATATTGTGCTGTTTTGGATTTGTATCCATTGGCTTTGGAATAATCATTGCAGCATTTTCTAAAAGTCTTAACCAATCTTCCTATTTATCTAATATACTGATAACACCTACTTGCATGTTATCGGGGTGTTTTTGGCCTTTAGACATGATGCCAAGCTTCATGCAAAGATTAGCTAATATATTCCCTCAAACATGGGTGCTTAAAACTATAGATTCTCTTCAACAGGGAAAAAGCTTTAATGAGGTTATTTCATATCTTAGTATAGTAATTTTATTTGCATTAGCTTTCTTTGTAGTAGGAATACTAAAATTAACTAAGGATGAAAATTTAAAGAGCATTTTTTAA
- the trmB gene encoding tRNA (guanosine(46)-N7)-methyltransferase TrmB: MRLRKKWWARPEIEASNKFIKEPKELKGKWNKEFNNDNEIHLELGCGRGGFISQLVEKDENINYVGIDLKDEVIVYAIRKVEEKEEQVKKELKNIRFLTMNIMGIAEVFDENEISKIYINFCNPWPKERHNKRRLTHTKLLTEYKKFIKPNTEIWFKTDDRGLFEDSQEYFKESGFNIEYITYDLHNSDFKENVKTEYEAKFESMGMKIMFLRAKL, translated from the coding sequence ATGAGACTTAGAAAGAAATGGTGGGCAAGACCAGAAATAGAAGCTAGTAATAAATTTATAAAAGAGCCTAAAGAGTTAAAAGGAAAATGGAATAAGGAATTTAATAATGATAATGAGATACATTTAGAATTAGGTTGTGGAAGAGGCGGATTTATATCACAATTAGTAGAAAAAGATGAGAATATAAATTATGTAGGAATAGACTTAAAGGATGAAGTCATAGTTTATGCTATAAGAAAAGTTGAAGAAAAAGAAGAACAGGTTAAAAAAGAACTTAAAAATATAAGATTTCTGACAATGAATATAATGGGAATAGCAGAAGTATTTGATGAAAATGAAATAAGTAAAATATATATAAATTTTTGCAATCCTTGGCCAAAGGAAAGACATAATAAAAGAAGATTGACTCATACAAAGTTACTAACAGAATATAAAAAATTTATAAAACCTAATACAGAGATATGGTTTAAAACTGATGATAGAGGACTTTTCGAAGATTCACAGGAATACTTTAAGGAAAGCGGATTTAATATAGAGTATATTACATATGACCTTCATAATAGTGACTTTAAAGAAAATGTAAAAACAGAATATGAAGCCAAATTTGAATCTATGGGAATGAAAATAATGTTTTTACGAGCTAAATTATAA
- a CDS encoding CPBP family intramembrane metalloprotease, which translates to MNIRTQCLDLLILLVTFNPIVLAQLFLTKENSYNESLEKSLKILAIIYAIILVGIFIISKEKFYVNIDSNYYLYIMAVIFVPITICWEIIAGYIMLGVSNKAIPKLKISLVFTKTNIKVIILSILIGIFEEFVYRQLWFNVLFKDFKLHIVIVLVIASFVYALNHIFLGRQVFFQKMVAGIIYGALFYFSGFNIIIPIITHCLENVVILLKG; encoded by the coding sequence ATGAATATCCGCACCCAATGCCTTGATTTATTAATACTATTAGTTACATTTAATCCAATAGTATTGGCTCAGTTATTTTTAACTAAAGAAAATTCCTATAACGAATCCTTGGAAAAAAGTCTAAAAATATTAGCTATAATTTATGCAATAATACTTGTAGGTATATTCATTATTTCTAAGGAAAAATTTTATGTAAATATAGATAGTAATTACTATCTATATATTATGGCTGTTATATTTGTCCCCATAACTATATGCTGGGAAATAATTGCAGGGTATATTATGTTAGGTGTTTCTAATAAAGCTATTCCAAAACTAAAAATATCATTAGTATTTACAAAAACTAATATTAAGGTGATTATATTATCTATTCTTATAGGGATCTTTGAAGAATTTGTATATAGACAATTGTGGTTTAATGTTTTATTTAAAGATTTTAAATTGCATATAGTTATAGTTTTAGTTATTGCATCTTTTGTATATGCTTTAAATCATATATTTTTAGGTAGACAGGTATTCTTTCAGAAAATGGTAGCAGGTATTATTTATGGAGCTTTATTTTATTTTAGTGGATTTAATATAATAATTCCAATAATAACTCACTGCTTAGAAAATGTAGTTATTCTCTTGAAAGGTTGA
- a CDS encoding SagG family ABC transporter permease subunit — protein MKILNILKKEILENFRDKKSMLLMTLFPMLLITILGTVFSGNFASTINIPEINVMYSINKDVKIDKNFKDFTKEIQKTMKVNFKETKEEKDALEKISNGKADVYIKIPNDKKIYIYENNVRAFNSQLVSTLLDTFVDKVNMTKEVASKNPMVLSKIKVNNSPDFVNTKTIDGKDSPRGIDYYAVTMLTMTILYGTAVGAMSIASEIKRRTYKRLICSNTSPLKILFSKILASFLVIAFQSFLIYLFSKYILGTNWGNNKGALISVIASLIFMAVSAGVCIANTVKNEGVMSIIIYMFVPVLTFLGGGYIPLNQIGSKMLNSVSNISPLKWSNNAIFKIIFGNDLSIFGTTMLINLGAGVLFLLIAILFPRKDVV, from the coding sequence ATGAAAATATTAAATATATTAAAAAAAGAAATACTTGAAAATTTTAGAGATAAAAAATCTATGCTTCTAATGACATTGTTTCCTATGCTTTTAATTACAATATTAGGAACTGTTTTTTCAGGAAACTTTGCATCCACAATTAATATTCCAGAAATTAATGTTATGTATTCTATAAATAAGGATGTAAAAATAGATAAGAACTTTAAAGATTTTACTAAAGAAATTCAAAAAACCATGAAGGTTAATTTTAAAGAAACCAAAGAAGAAAAAGATGCTTTAGAAAAAATAAGTAATGGAAAAGCTGATGTATATATAAAAATTCCAAATGATAAAAAAATATATATTTATGAAAATAATGTGAGAGCATTTAATTCTCAATTAGTTAGTACTTTATTAGATACTTTTGTGGATAAAGTAAATATGACAAAGGAAGTAGCTTCAAAAAATCCAATGGTATTGTCCAAAATAAAAGTAAATAATTCACCTGATTTTGTAAATACAAAAACAATAGATGGCAAGGATTCGCCAAGGGGAATAGATTATTACGCTGTTACTATGCTTACTATGACCATTTTATATGGAACTGCAGTTGGAGCTATGAGTATTGCAAGTGAAATAAAAAGAAGGACTTACAAAAGATTAATTTGTAGTAATACATCTCCTTTAAAAATATTATTTTCAAAAATATTAGCTTCTTTTTTAGTAATAGCCTTTCAAAGTTTTTTAATATACTTATTTAGCAAATATATTTTAGGAACAAATTGGGGAAATAATAAAGGGGCCTTGATTTCTGTAATAGCTTCCCTTATTTTTATGGCAGTATCTGCAGGAGTATGTATAGCTAATACTGTAAAAAATGAAGGGGTTATGTCTATAATCATATATATGTTTGTGCCTGTTTTAACCTTCCTTGGAGGCGGTTATATACCTTTAAATCAAATAGGTAGTAAAATGCTAAACTCTGTATCAAATATATCACCACTTAAATGGAGTAACAATGCTATATTTAAGATTATTTTTGGTAATGATTTGAGTATATTTGGAACAACTATGCTAATTAACTTAGGAGCTGGAGTTTTATTTTTATTAATTGCTATATTATTCCCAAGAAAGGATGTGGTATAA
- a CDS encoding YcaO-like family protein, producing the protein MIKFSPSFNNILENFKSLSGNQSGILEATCMPVVNFNNDVLLKSITGNMPDYHKQVFNKDVSMQYHIMGYGSHYEEALIKYTGESIERYSSIMGPTLLKDKIVYESYKKLSKSNKVMPLKYIDVFTENQIKKAKELNVSICDKKVEEDDIIGWIKCPSLLKKGEEIYVPAKIMFVGYEEDKNKGEMTFIPSFSTGTAAHKNLKKALLNALIEYIQIDSFMINWHTKEKCSLVKIDDENVLKVLEDVNLGEKSPYEIIPLYMSLEESPIHNFGVFLRRKDNKLPYLLFGVQGGMDASHALTRGIMEAASISYGAYFNAIYNKDMLNNVIKDDHKFLDLDSNVLYYSLPNKIEEKNKLIEDFIGDEITLSYLNNLNIKGVDEQIKTLLNYLKDISEYAVYLDLTPPETRDKGWYVMRVMIPELIEMCIPEFPFENHPRIKQYGGVINEYPHPMP; encoded by the coding sequence ATGATAAAATTTTCCCCAAGTTTTAATAATATATTAGAGAATTTTAAATCTTTATCTGGAAATCAAAGTGGAATATTAGAAGCAACTTGTATGCCTGTAGTTAACTTTAATAATGATGTGCTTTTAAAAAGCATAACAGGAAATATGCCAGATTATCATAAACAGGTATTTAATAAAGATGTGTCCATGCAATATCACATAATGGGTTATGGATCTCATTACGAGGAAGCTTTAATTAAATATACTGGTGAAAGTATAGAAAGATATTCTAGTATTATGGGACCAACACTATTAAAAGATAAAATTGTATATGAAAGTTATAAAAAATTAAGTAAAAGTAATAAAGTTATGCCTTTAAAATATATAGATGTATTTACGGAAAATCAAATAAAAAAAGCTAAAGAATTAAATGTGTCTATTTGTGATAAAAAGGTAGAGGAAGACGACATAATAGGATGGATTAAATGTCCTTCATTATTAAAAAAAGGTGAAGAAATATATGTACCAGCAAAGATAATGTTTGTAGGTTATGAAGAGGATAAAAATAAGGGGGAAATGACTTTTATACCATCCTTTAGTACAGGAACAGCAGCACATAAAAATTTAAAAAAAGCTCTTTTAAATGCTTTGATTGAGTACATTCAAATTGACTCTTTTATGATTAATTGGCATACAAAAGAAAAATGTTCATTGGTTAAAATAGATGATGAAAATGTGCTTAAAGTTTTAGAAGATGTAAATTTAGGAGAAAAATCTCCCTACGAAATAATACCGTTATATATGTCTTTGGAGGAAAGTCCTATACATAACTTTGGAGTTTTTTTAAGAAGAAAAGATAATAAACTTCCTTATTTATTATTTGGAGTACAAGGGGGAATGGATGCTTCCCATGCTTTAACTAGAGGAATAATGGAAGCAGCTTCAATATCTTATGGTGCATATTTTAATGCAATCTACAACAAAGATATGTTAAATAATGTAATCAAAGATGATCATAAATTTTTAGATTTAGATTCAAATGTTTTGTATTATTCTCTTCCAAATAAAATTGAAGAAAAAAATAAATTAATAGAAGATTTTATAGGAGATGAAATTACTCTAAGTTATTTAAATAACTTAAATATAAAAGGTGTAGATGAGCAAATAAAAACTTTATTAAATTATTTAAAGGATATAAGTGAATATGCAGTATATTTAGATTTAACTCCACCAGAAACTAGGGATAAGGGTTGGTATGTTATGAGAGTTATGATTCCGGAATTAATTGAAATGTGTATACCGGAGTTTCCTTTTGAAAACCATCCAAGAATAAAACAATATGGAGGGGTGATTAATGAATATCCGCACCCAATGCCTTGA
- a CDS encoding ABC transporter ATP-binding protein yields the protein MNIVEIKNLEKKFKNNTAVNNINLTVKEGQVFGFLGPNGAGKSTTINMICGLLTPTKGEILILGKKMDNKAKDLKNNIGIVPQDIAIYEDLTAYENVAFFGGLYGVRGQELKERAKETLEFVGLLDRAKDFPYKFSGGMKRRLNIACALVHQPKLIIMDEPTVGIDPQSRNHILESIKKLNERGCTIIYTSHYIEEVEQLCTNIAIIDKGTIIANGKKDELLEKYSDLNMVEINTKDSTKVNVKELKSIEGVMDVNIKENIIEITTKSSDNLDDIIMYFLNNKIKIKNIENKHSDLESIFLKLTGKKLRD from the coding sequence ATGAATATTGTAGAAATAAAAAATCTTGAAAAGAAATTTAAGAATAATACTGCTGTTAATAATATAAATTTAACTGTTAAAGAAGGACAAGTTTTTGGATTTTTAGGACCAAACGGAGCAGGAAAAAGTACTACTATAAATATGATTTGTGGACTTTTAACCCCTACTAAAGGAGAAATATTAATTTTAGGCAAAAAGATGGATAATAAAGCTAAGGATTTAAAAAATAATATAGGTATTGTTCCTCAAGATATAGCAATATACGAAGATTTAACTGCTTATGAAAATGTAGCTTTCTTTGGAGGGCTTTATGGCGTAAGAGGACAAGAATTAAAAGAAAGAGCAAAAGAAACTTTAGAATTTGTTGGCCTATTAGATAGAGCAAAGGATTTTCCATATAAGTTTTCCGGTGGTATGAAACGTAGATTAAATATTGCTTGTGCTTTAGTACATCAACCTAAACTTATAATAATGGACGAGCCTACTGTAGGAATTGACCCACAATCACGAAATCATATTTTAGAATCTATAAAAAAGCTTAATGAAAGAGGCTGCACAATAATATACACAAGTCATTATATAGAAGAAGTAGAGCAGTTATGTACGAACATAGCTATTATTGATAAAGGAACTATTATAGCAAATGGTAAAAAAGATGAGCTTTTAGAAAAATACTCTGATTTAAATATGGTGGAGATTAATACTAAAGATTCAACTAAAGTAAATGTAAAAGAACTAAAATCTATAGAAGGTGTAATGGATGTTAATATTAAAGAGAATATTATAGAAATTACAACTAAATCTTCAGATAATTTAGATGATATAATAATGTACTTTTTAAATAATAAAATAAAAATAAAAAATATAGAAAATAAACATAGCGATTTAGAATCTATATTCCTTAAACTAACTGGCAAAAAATTGAGAGATTAG
- the tpx gene encoding thiol peroxidase translates to MEIKFMGNPMTLEGNEVKVGDVAPEFTAIDNSMKPVSLKDTKGVRILSVVPSLDTEVCDLETRTFNSKAAEIPNVAIYTISMDLPFAQARWCGAHGVDKVITLSDFKDRLVGKNYGTYIKELGLLTRAVFVIDSANKITYVEYVPEVTNQPDFDKILESAKNSK, encoded by the coding sequence ATGGAAATAAAATTTATGGGTAATCCAATGACCCTTGAAGGAAATGAAGTAAAAGTTGGAGATGTAGCACCAGAATTTACTGCTATAGATAATAGCATGAAACCAGTTTCTTTAAAAGATACCAAAGGTGTAAGAATACTTTCCGTAGTACCTTCTTTAGATACTGAAGTTTGTGATCTTGAAACTAGAACATTCAATTCAAAAGCAGCTGAAATCCCAAATGTAGCTATCTATACTATATCTATGGATCTACCTTTTGCACAGGCTAGATGGTGCGGAGCTCATGGTGTAGATAAGGTTATAACTCTATCTGATTTTAAAGATAGATTAGTAGGAAAAAATTATGGCACATATATAAAAGAATTAGGTTTATTAACAAGAGCGGTTTTCGTAATAGACAGCGCTAACAAAATAACTTATGTTGAATATGTACCAGAAGTTACAAATCAACCAGACTTTGATAAAATATTAGAATCTGCCAAAAATTCTAAATAA